In Curtobacterium sp. TC1, the following proteins share a genomic window:
- a CDS encoding universal stress protein, with protein MRQEGSADALRRGETAAALIDAGRRHRSAVAGKVLGIVAEHLVHHSPVPTCAVPDLIDETAEDL; from the coding sequence CTGCGGCAGGAAGGTTCTGCTGATGCGCTCCGTCGGGGCGAAACCGCCGCCGCTCTCATCGACGCGGGACGGCGTCATCGGTCGGCCGTCGCGGGCAAAGTCCTCGGGATTGTGGCGGAGCACCTGGTGCACCACAGCCCCGTCCCGACGTGTGCGGTGCCAGATCTCATTGACGAGACCGCTGAAGACCTCTGA
- a CDS encoding MFS transporter has translation MTVVYRRLLADRPFTIGVGAVALSAVALGMVPLSLILSSGDSLACRAAAAGAFGLANAVGVPVQGALMSRVPARWVVSIGAGVSCCFMLLVVASPSSTTRSLLLAGAGVSFPALAAALRASIPRSFSEPAERSGAYALLSVAFQAGLATGPTVAGLLVISAPRRLTFLVIAAVIAAAGFLLAVTMGRTESPLPASLPLPLAGVATFARILAIGALVSVATGSLTVIVPAVTDAAGRQGLAGPVLACLAIGEAAGALLYGARPVPDIRRARLLTALALTASGYATLVIVGDRVVLLAAMVFVVGWLSSPVAIILTTALDVVVPPRLIASAYGLVVVAAVGGAALGTSAAGLVVERSGGVAGAAIIATAVVAIAGALSVRHIERRTKSQ, from the coding sequence ATGACCGTCGTCTACCGACGCCTGCTCGCTGACCGTCCTTTCACGATCGGTGTCGGAGCGGTTGCGCTATCGGCCGTGGCTCTCGGGATGGTTCCACTGTCGCTGATCTTGTCTTCCGGCGATTCCCTTGCCTGTCGGGCGGCCGCTGCTGGCGCATTCGGGTTGGCGAATGCCGTGGGCGTGCCGGTTCAGGGGGCGTTGATGTCTCGCGTCCCTGCGCGCTGGGTGGTGAGCATCGGCGCGGGTGTCAGCTGCTGCTTCATGCTCTTGGTGGTCGCATCCCCGTCGTCGACAACGCGGTCGCTCCTCCTTGCTGGGGCCGGGGTGTCGTTCCCGGCTCTGGCTGCAGCCCTTCGCGCATCCATCCCGCGCTCCTTCTCCGAGCCTGCGGAACGATCCGGTGCCTACGCGCTGCTCTCAGTCGCGTTCCAAGCGGGACTCGCGACGGGGCCGACGGTGGCAGGCCTGCTGGTGATCTCGGCACCTCGGCGCCTGACCTTCTTGGTCATCGCCGCGGTCATCGCGGCCGCAGGATTCCTGCTGGCAGTGACGATGGGCAGGACCGAATCTCCGCTGCCCGCCTCTTTGCCACTTCCGCTGGCTGGTGTGGCGACATTCGCTCGAATCCTCGCGATCGGTGCTCTCGTGAGCGTGGCGACGGGGTCGTTGACGGTGATCGTGCCGGCAGTCACGGATGCGGCCGGGAGGCAGGGACTGGCAGGACCGGTCTTGGCGTGCCTGGCGATCGGGGAAGCGGCTGGTGCGCTGCTCTATGGTGCGCGACCGGTTCCGGACATTCGGCGGGCGCGACTCCTCACCGCCCTGGCGCTCACCGCCAGCGGGTACGCGACGTTGGTGATCGTCGGCGACCGGGTTGTTCTCCTGGCCGCCATGGTGTTCGTGGTCGGGTGGCTGTCGAGTCCAGTGGCGATCATCCTGACCACCGCCCTCGACGTCGTTGTGCCGCCGCGCTTGATCGCCAGCGCGTACGGCCTCGTCGTCGTGGCTGCTGTCGGAGGCGCTGCGCTCGGGACGAGTGCCGCGGGGCTCGTCGTCGAGAGATCGGGTGGCGTCGCTGGTGCAGCGATCATCGCCACCGCGGTAGTCGCGATCGCAGGGGCGCTTTCTGTTCGACACATCGAGCGCAGAACGAAGTCGCAGTGA
- a CDS encoding TetR/AcrR family transcriptional regulator produces MARRGNELREHILAEAKNVFLELGFDRTSMDLVAQRAQTSKRSLYAHFETKDVLFVAVIGRIQELFDGRMKTPERYADDPTEAAVLFCGRFAQMLTWAPILRTCRLGIAEAERLPEASSGLYEAFFGRAHARLCAFLEERFALDGATMTLLADQALTSAVQPWFTRALFGLEELRDEVPDQTTITTDVELAPLRASIEIFIQNHVGA; encoded by the coding sequence ATGGCGCGCCGCGGTAACGAGCTTCGCGAGCACATCCTCGCCGAGGCCAAGAACGTCTTCCTCGAGCTCGGGTTCGACCGCACGTCCATGGACCTCGTCGCCCAAAGGGCTCAGACCTCGAAACGGTCCCTGTACGCACACTTCGAAACGAAGGACGTACTCTTCGTCGCCGTGATCGGACGCATTCAGGAACTCTTCGACGGGCGGATGAAGACCCCAGAGCGCTACGCCGACGACCCTACGGAAGCGGCAGTCCTCTTCTGTGGACGATTCGCGCAGATGCTCACCTGGGCGCCCATCTTGCGGACCTGCCGACTCGGCATCGCCGAGGCAGAACGGCTCCCCGAGGCATCGTCGGGACTTTACGAAGCGTTCTTCGGCAGGGCACACGCACGCTTGTGCGCGTTCCTCGAGGAGCGATTCGCGTTGGACGGCGCGACGATGACACTGCTCGCCGATCAGGCATTGACCAGCGCCGTCCAGCCTTGGTTCACGCGCGCGCTGTTCGGACTGGAGGAACTGCGCGACGAGGTCCCCGATCAAACGACCATCACCACCGACGTCGAACTCGCCCCGCTCCGGGCGTCGATCGAGATCTTCATCCAGAACCACGTCGGCGCCTGA
- a CDS encoding NAD(P)H-binding protein: MIVVTAPTGLIGSQVLAGLLEGDEPVRVIVRDASRLSAELRDRVEVIEGSHRDAAVVDRAFAGADSVFWLVPADERALSVYHAYVGFSIPAADAIVRHGVKRVVTVSALGRGTQIYAGYASASNAMEDLIASTGVHLRALVMPSFVDNLIWQVGAMKNAGAFFSPIGGDLKLPAVATRDIAAEATRLLLSPTWTGREDVPVLGPEDLSFNDMAAIITDVLGTPIRFQQVPAQQQKDGFLGRGYSEAMAAGMVDMAVAKDNGLDNAVARTRENTTPTTFREWVEDTLKPAFSV, translated from the coding sequence ATGATCGTCGTAACCGCCCCAACAGGCCTCATCGGAAGTCAAGTTCTCGCCGGGCTCTTGGAAGGAGACGAGCCCGTTCGTGTGATCGTGCGCGACGCCAGCCGGCTTTCGGCCGAGCTGCGCGACAGGGTCGAGGTCATCGAGGGCTCGCACCGCGACGCCGCCGTGGTCGACAGGGCTTTTGCGGGTGCTGACTCGGTGTTCTGGCTCGTGCCAGCGGACGAACGAGCCCTGAGCGTCTACCACGCCTACGTCGGCTTCAGCATCCCCGCCGCCGACGCGATCGTCCGCCATGGCGTCAAGCGTGTGGTCACGGTCTCCGCCCTCGGACGCGGCACGCAGATCTACGCCGGCTACGCCTCCGCGTCGAACGCGATGGAGGACCTGATCGCGAGCACCGGCGTCCACCTCCGTGCACTCGTCATGCCCTCGTTCGTGGACAACCTGATCTGGCAGGTCGGCGCGATGAAGAACGCCGGCGCGTTCTTCTCCCCGATCGGCGGTGACCTCAAGCTGCCCGCCGTCGCTACCCGCGACATCGCCGCCGAGGCCACACGCCTGCTGCTGAGCCCGACCTGGACCGGCCGCGAAGACGTCCCCGTGCTTGGCCCGGAGGACCTCTCCTTCAACGACATGGCTGCGATCATCACCGATGTGTTGGGCACCCCGATCCGATTCCAGCAGGTCCCGGCACAGCAGCAGAAGGACGGCTTCCTCGGTCGCGGCTACTCCGAGGCGATGGCGGCGGGGATGGTCGACATGGCCGTCGCAAAGGACAACGGCCTCGACAACGCGGTCGCCCGCACCCGTGAGAACACCACCCCGACGACTTTCCGTGAGTGGGTCGAGGACACGCTCAAGCCCGCCTTCAGCGTCTGA
- a CDS encoding MFS transporter has protein sequence MPGALVPERLSSGWVLALTAAAQFVLQLDFAIVNVALPTVQRDLGFTEAGLQWVVTGYALTFGALLLVGGRFGDLIGYRRAVIGGLALFALTSLSGGLATGGGVLVASRMVQGASAALIAPAALALLAHAHPEPRARIRAMGIFQGSVAAGASAGIVLGGVLTQYVGWRSVLLINPPLILVLIALILWRVPAIPGHSGIRLDLPGALTATGATAALILGVSQGQQNGFGSPSSWIALVAAAVLAVAFVAVERRIADPMLPFSLLRGDGRPAALVAILVIGAVLAGYVYFVSMYLQHVLAFSALQTGLALVPATLTAFVVSTQVARRVLPRLGFRRQLLLALLLVGAGQLWLSQVTATGSYVVNVLAGILLTAAGMGLALPAASLALTAEAPPHQRGIAGALFASGQQVGSAIGIAVLATIAAASTDTTGDLVSGYRLSFLVATGLIALAVIATAVPRTRRTA, from the coding sequence ATGCCTGGAGCCCTTGTGCCTGAAAGACTCTCCTCCGGATGGGTTCTCGCCCTCACCGCTGCAGCCCAGTTCGTGCTGCAGCTCGACTTCGCCATCGTCAACGTCGCCCTGCCCACCGTGCAGCGCGATCTCGGTTTCACCGAGGCGGGCCTGCAGTGGGTCGTCACCGGCTATGCGCTGACCTTCGGCGCACTGCTCCTGGTCGGCGGACGCTTCGGTGACCTCATCGGCTACCGCCGCGCCGTCATCGGCGGCCTGGCGCTCTTCGCTCTCACCTCCCTTTCCGGCGGCCTCGCGACCGGCGGTGGAGTGCTCGTCGCATCCCGGATGGTGCAGGGTGCCAGTGCGGCGCTCATCGCGCCTGCCGCGCTCGCGCTACTGGCCCATGCTCATCCTGAGCCGAGGGCGCGCATCCGAGCCATGGGCATCTTCCAGGGCAGCGTGGCGGCGGGAGCGTCCGCGGGCATCGTTCTCGGCGGGGTCCTCACTCAGTACGTCGGGTGGCGGTCGGTGCTGTTGATCAATCCGCCGCTCATCCTGGTCCTCATCGCCCTCATCCTCTGGCGTGTGCCGGCGATCCCCGGCCACAGCGGCATCCGGCTCGACCTGCCGGGCGCGCTCACAGCGACCGGTGCGACCGCCGCGCTCATCCTCGGCGTCAGCCAGGGCCAGCAGAACGGCTTCGGCAGTCCGAGCTCGTGGATCGCCCTCGTGGCGGCCGCGGTGCTCGCGGTCGCATTCGTTGCCGTCGAACGGCGCATCGCCGACCCGATGCTGCCCTTCTCGCTCCTGCGCGGTGACGGACGACCCGCTGCGCTCGTCGCCATCTTGGTGATCGGAGCGGTGCTCGCCGGCTACGTGTACTTCGTGTCGATGTACCTACAGCACGTGCTCGCGTTCTCGGCACTGCAGACCGGCCTCGCCCTCGTCCCTGCCACCCTGACCGCATTCGTGGTCTCCACCCAGGTGGCCCGCCGCGTGCTGCCACGCCTCGGATTCCGGCGGCAACTTCTGCTGGCTCTGTTGCTCGTCGGTGCGGGACAGCTGTGGCTCTCCCAGGTGACAGCGACCGGCAGCTACGTCGTCAATGTGTTGGCCGGCATCCTGCTCACCGCAGCCGGAATGGGACTCGCCCTGCCCGCCGCATCCCTCGCGCTCACCGCAGAGGCGCCCCCACATCAGCGCGGCATCGCAGGGGCGCTCTTCGCCTCCGGGCAACAGGTCGGCAGCGCGATCGGCATCGCGGTCCTGGCCACCATTGCCGCAGCCAGCACCGACACGACGGGAGACCTCGTCAGCGGGTACCGACTCTCCTTCCTCGTCGCGACCGGGCTCATCGCCCTCGCCGTCATCGCGACCGCTGTCCCTCGCACTCGGAGAACAGCCTGA
- a CDS encoding carboxylesterase family protein has translation MTATLAVHAIATTVALVVLCAITRSFTPPDDVRFWLATLVAAVGPTLAGYAAYWFLLRRVGVRALNGMLFLVAPSTAVAGAVLFAETLTIATWTGFLLCTAGVTLVLAWGSQRSRNPSPGRSSPRTRCPRNSGQVSNEESGCRVGMLRNGRRVQALSQENTPEDTLITAPAGVLRGQVVDSGVIRMLGVPYAEAPVGPRRFQRPVRRAPWKGSLDATGYGPTAPQSAATGPLRELLPRRIITGDDYLNLNLWAPTIGDGHPVMVFVHGGSWTSGSGAVGGYDGTRFARDGVVLVTINYRLGADGFAWFGDGPANLALLDQICALEWVHDNIAAFGGDPGNVTVFGESSGAMSIGALLAMPAARGRFRRAILESGSTFHSISSESARLVAKRMSEILHVRPTREALAEVPLDALLDAQTQLAAEVSKRPRRSLWGDVAVNGLVFEPVVDGRSLPTSPIEALRAGAAADVDLLIGWNREEANIALVLEGPDRMRNWMVPLAAARTKLPLGKGTRTYRRAFRGERAAATIGGILTDWLYRIPAIRTAEAHPRTHLYEFAWRSPAFDGRLGACHGVELPFVFDNLDHADWEELVGASPPQHLADDVHGAWVRFARTGDPGWDPYSSTQRTTHRFDTAGITLTDPDSTRRTIWEDRR, from the coding sequence GTGACCGCCACACTGGCGGTACACGCCATCGCGACGACGGTCGCGCTCGTCGTGCTCTGCGCGATCACCCGGTCCTTCACGCCACCCGATGACGTTCGCTTCTGGCTGGCTACCCTGGTCGCCGCTGTCGGACCGACGCTCGCGGGCTACGCCGCCTACTGGTTCCTCCTGCGACGTGTCGGGGTGAGGGCACTGAACGGAATGCTGTTCCTGGTCGCACCCTCCACCGCCGTCGCCGGAGCGGTTCTCTTCGCCGAGACCCTGACCATCGCCACTTGGACGGGGTTCCTGCTCTGCACCGCTGGTGTCACCCTCGTCCTCGCCTGGGGATCGCAGCGGTCACGGAATCCTTCTCCGGGACGATCATCGCCCCGGACCAGGTGTCCGAGGAACTCCGGACAGGTCAGCAACGAGGAGTCGGGGTGTCGCGTCGGTATGCTCCGAAACGGAAGAAGGGTGCAGGCGTTGTCACAAGAGAACACACCGGAGGACACACTCATCACGGCGCCCGCAGGTGTCCTACGAGGTCAGGTGGTCGATAGCGGCGTCATCCGGATGCTGGGTGTGCCGTACGCGGAGGCACCCGTCGGTCCACGCCGATTCCAGCGCCCGGTTCGCCGGGCGCCGTGGAAAGGATCGCTCGACGCCACCGGTTACGGTCCGACCGCCCCACAGTCTGCCGCGACCGGTCCCCTCCGCGAGCTCCTCCCCCGACGCATCATCACTGGTGACGACTACCTCAACCTGAACCTCTGGGCGCCCACGATCGGTGACGGCCATCCGGTGATGGTCTTCGTGCACGGTGGCTCGTGGACGAGTGGTTCGGGCGCCGTCGGCGGCTACGACGGTACCCGTTTCGCACGAGATGGCGTGGTGCTCGTCACGATCAACTACCGGCTCGGTGCGGACGGCTTTGCCTGGTTCGGTGACGGACCGGCCAATCTCGCGCTCCTGGACCAGATCTGCGCGCTGGAATGGGTGCACGACAACATCGCGGCGTTCGGAGGCGACCCCGGGAACGTCACGGTGTTCGGTGAGTCCTCCGGGGCGATGAGCATCGGTGCGCTGCTGGCGATGCCGGCAGCACGAGGGCGTTTCCGGCGGGCGATTCTCGAGTCCGGGAGCACGTTCCACAGCATCAGTAGCGAATCCGCACGACTCGTGGCGAAGCGTATGAGCGAGATCCTGCATGTGCGCCCAACCCGAGAGGCACTCGCGGAGGTGCCGCTCGATGCGCTTTTGGACGCGCAGACGCAGTTGGCCGCCGAGGTCTCCAAACGTCCGCGCCGCTCGCTGTGGGGTGACGTCGCGGTGAACGGGCTGGTGTTCGAACCCGTCGTTGATGGGCGCTCGTTGCCGACTTCGCCGATCGAGGCGTTGCGAGCCGGCGCTGCAGCGGACGTCGATCTCCTGATCGGATGGAACAGGGAGGAAGCCAACATCGCTCTCGTCCTCGAGGGACCGGATCGCATGAGGAACTGGATGGTGCCGCTGGCAGCCGCCCGCACCAAGCTGCCACTCGGGAAAGGCACCCGAACGTACCGGCGAGCATTTCGTGGAGAGCGCGCGGCGGCAACCATCGGCGGAATCCTCACGGACTGGTTGTACCGGATCCCGGCGATCCGCACAGCAGAGGCACATCCCCGAACACACCTGTACGAGTTCGCATGGCGGTCTCCCGCCTTCGACGGACGGCTCGGCGCCTGCCATGGGGTCGAGCTCCCGTTCGTGTTCGACAATCTCGACCATGCGGACTGGGAAGAGCTCGTCGGAGCATCACCTCCACAGCACCTCGCCGACGACGTGCACGGTGCCTGGGTCCGTTTCGCCCGGACAGGGGACCCCGGGTGGGACCCCTATTCCAGCACCCAGCGCACCACGCACCGCTTCGACACTGCGGGCATCACCCTCACTGATCCCGATTCAACGAGACGAACGATCTGGGAAGACCGCCGCTGA
- a CDS encoding DMT family transporter, with product MTILASVFFVAAWSSGFLVAKFATSDASPLTLLFWRFLPLALGLGLWVGVRGGFRGITGRDPRRQSAIGLLAQLGYCVFVYASVFHGVASGTTALTDAVQPIVIATLVGPLLGVAVGYDRSFPARRAVTACSDGLPHRSDIAGSSVPDERVRDRHTGGTRHRDDGRARRALRDHPVLHATR from the coding sequence GTGACGATCCTCGCCAGCGTCTTCTTCGTTGCTGCGTGGTCGTCGGGCTTCCTGGTGGCGAAGTTCGCCACATCGGACGCATCGCCCCTCACCTTGCTGTTCTGGCGATTCCTCCCCCTCGCGCTCGGTCTCGGCCTCTGGGTGGGCGTTCGCGGCGGCTTCCGCGGTATCACCGGCCGTGACCCGCGCCGCCAGTCCGCGATCGGGCTGCTCGCGCAGCTCGGGTACTGCGTGTTCGTCTACGCCAGTGTCTTCCACGGCGTTGCCAGCGGCACGACAGCGCTCACTGACGCCGTCCAGCCGATCGTGATCGCCACGCTCGTCGGCCCCCTGCTGGGCGTCGCAGTCGGGTACGATCGAAGCTTCCCCGCTCGCCGTGCGGTTACCGCTTGCAGCGATGGGCTGCCTCATCGCAGCGACATTGCTGGATCGTCGGTTCCCGACGAACGTGTCCGTGACCGCCACACTGGCGGTACACGCCATCGCGACGACGGTCGCGCTCGTCGTGCTCTGCGCGATCACCCGGTCCTTCACGCCACCCGATGA
- a CDS encoding GAF and ANTAR domain-containing protein, whose protein sequence is MDGDDLAAAVAALHGRDTDGDLCVPFLDMLPVTGVAISTVGNPFGSETICASDAAAARLDEIQLDLGEGPCWEAIRTGSPVLVQDVQGAASRRWPVALQGLQAAGLGAVFAFPMRFGALDIGAVDLYTDVPGALLAEHQARAVALTAAVSRRVLRQALERAESDADGRPVTDAGRYSRREVHQASGMLAAQTDADVDDSLLILRGHAYAAGRSVRDLAADVVARVVDFTDHDAGS, encoded by the coding sequence ATGGATGGTGACGATCTCGCAGCGGCCGTCGCCGCCCTGCACGGCAGGGACACCGACGGTGACCTCTGCGTGCCGTTCCTGGACATGCTGCCGGTGACGGGAGTTGCTATCTCGACGGTGGGGAACCCGTTCGGCTCCGAGACGATCTGCGCCAGCGACGCCGCGGCCGCACGGTTGGACGAGATCCAGCTGGACCTCGGGGAAGGCCCGTGCTGGGAGGCGATCCGGACGGGATCCCCGGTACTCGTCCAGGATGTGCAGGGTGCCGCCTCGAGGCGGTGGCCGGTTGCACTGCAGGGGCTGCAAGCGGCTGGGCTCGGCGCGGTGTTCGCGTTCCCGATGCGGTTCGGCGCACTCGACATCGGTGCTGTCGACCTGTACACGGACGTACCCGGCGCGCTGCTTGCTGAGCACCAGGCCCGTGCGGTCGCGTTGACGGCAGCTGTGTCACGGCGGGTGCTCCGGCAGGCACTGGAGCGCGCGGAGTCAGATGCTGACGGTCGTCCGGTCACGGACGCCGGACGCTACTCGCGTCGGGAAGTACACCAGGCGTCTGGCATGCTCGCAGCGCAGACCGACGCCGACGTCGATGATTCGCTGCTCATCCTCCGCGGCCACGCCTACGCAGCTGGCCGCTCTGTCCGTGACCTGGCCGCTGACGTGGTCGCCCGGGTCGTGGACTTCACCGACCACGACGCAGGATCGTAG
- a CDS encoding GAF and ANTAR domain-containing protein yields the protein MAHTREHRLVDAFVTLTDTLVAEYDVVELLQSLVDNATDLFDATAAGILLVNQSQDLEVVVSTSERSALVGLLQLEAGEGPCVEAFTTGSPVSVQDADEMRRRWPQFAAASQEAGYTSVHSIPLRLRDTVLGSMNLFRETPGALNEDDAIAARALTDVATISILQQRNVDHATLAQAQLQQALNSRVVIEQAKGFVSHTHHVDMDTAFQLLRGYARSHQIRLADLARSVVRRETVIPTVNEDA from the coding sequence TTGGCACACACTCGAGAGCACCGACTCGTTGACGCGTTCGTCACCCTCACCGACACACTCGTCGCCGAGTACGACGTCGTCGAACTGTTGCAGTCCCTCGTCGACAACGCCACCGATCTGTTCGACGCGACTGCGGCCGGGATCTTGCTCGTCAACCAGTCGCAGGACCTGGAAGTGGTGGTCTCCACCAGTGAGCGCAGCGCGCTCGTCGGGTTGCTGCAGCTCGAAGCCGGGGAGGGGCCGTGTGTGGAGGCGTTCACGACGGGGTCACCGGTGTCCGTGCAGGACGCCGACGAGATGCGTCGACGGTGGCCACAGTTCGCGGCAGCGTCGCAGGAAGCCGGCTACACCTCCGTGCACTCCATCCCGCTGCGGCTGCGCGACACCGTCCTCGGATCGATGAACCTGTTCCGCGAGACACCCGGCGCACTCAACGAAGACGACGCGATCGCGGCGCGGGCACTCACCGACGTCGCAACGATCAGCATCCTGCAACAGCGCAACGTCGACCACGCCACCTTGGCGCAGGCGCAACTGCAGCAGGCATTGAACAGCCGCGTCGTCATCGAACAGGCCAAGGGGTTCGTCTCCCACACGCACCACGTCGACATGGACACAGCGTTCCAGCTGCTCCGCGGCTACGCCCGTTCGCACCAGATCCGGCTCGCCGACCTCGCGCGTTCGGTCGTGCGCCGCGAGACGGTCATCCCCACCGTCAACGAGGACGCGTGA
- a CDS encoding DsbA family protein → MTRSTRIGIISGAIAGVVILIVVIVIAVVLRLATAPPATGTRDVTTSDVTPLTRGDTHVLGEPGASEVTVVEFLDFECEACGAFYPYVEQLRKDYAGEVTFAFRYFPLPGHGNAQNAAAAVEAAAQQDQLEPMYQRMFETQAEWGERGSDSQADRFRGYAKDLGLNVTQYDRDVASGRVADRIQRDIDDGTALGIQSTPSFFVDGKLLQLTSYDDLDTAIADALERRSR, encoded by the coding sequence ATGACCCGAAGCACCCGCATTGGCATCATCTCCGGCGCTATCGCCGGTGTCGTCATCCTCATCGTCGTCATCGTCATCGCCGTCGTCCTGCGCCTCGCCACCGCACCTCCCGCGACGGGCACCCGCGACGTGACCACGTCCGACGTCACACCGCTGACTCGCGGTGACACGCATGTCCTCGGCGAACCCGGCGCCAGCGAGGTCACCGTGGTCGAGTTCCTCGACTTTGAGTGCGAAGCCTGCGGCGCGTTCTACCCCTATGTCGAGCAGCTGCGGAAGGACTACGCCGGCGAGGTCACCTTCGCGTTCCGCTACTTCCCCCTCCCCGGGCACGGGAACGCCCAGAACGCCGCCGCAGCCGTCGAGGCCGCGGCCCAACAGGACCAGCTCGAACCGATGTACCAGCGCATGTTCGAAACGCAAGCCGAGTGGGGTGAGCGCGGTAGCGACTCGCAAGCCGATCGGTTCCGCGGCTACGCGAAGGACCTCGGTCTCAATGTGACCCAGTACGACCGCGACGTCGCCAGCGGCAGGGTCGCAGACCGCATCCAACGCGACATCGACGACGGAACCGCACTCGGCATCCAGAGCACACCGTCCTTCTTCGTCGACGGGAAGCTCCTCCAGCTCACCAGCTACGACGACCTCGACACCGCGATCGCGGACGCGCTCGAACGGCGCAGCCGCTGA
- a CDS encoding M23 family metallopeptidase — protein MPISSYGSFQPSGNRLHPVLGYYSMHAGDDFGAACGTGPYAAAGVTPDDAHVFPAGVLVRPGQRVTAGQNIAEVGNAGLSAGCHLHFEVRQNGTATPPTPFLDAHGV, from the coding sequence ATGCCGATCAGCTCCTACGGGTCGTTCCAGCCCTCCGGCAACCGGCTACACCCGGTTCTGGGCTACTACTCCATGCACGCCGGCGACGACTTCGGTGCCGCATGCGGCACCGGCCCGTACGCCGCAGCCGGCGTCACCCCCGACGACGCACACGTGTTCCCGGCCGGTGTCCTCGTCCGCCCAGGGCAACGCGTCACTGCGGGACAGAACATCGCCGAGGTCGGCAACGCCGGCCTCTCCGCCGGCTGCCACCTCCACTTCGAGGTCCGACAGAACGGCACCGCGACCCCGCCCACGCCCTTCCTCGACGCCCACGGCGTCTGA
- a CDS encoding cation transporter, whose amino-acid sequence MLLFGAIGPAGNIVSILVLAPRRNANLNLRAAFLDVVTDVLGSADMIPAAIVIAVMGWSGVDAIAVILIAVLMLPRTFALLRDAVDVLLNPPPPPSTSTSTSTTSA is encoded by the coding sequence TTGCTGCTGTTCGGCGCGATCGGCCCCGCGGGGAACATCGTGTCGATCCTCGTCCTCGCACCAAGACGGAACGCGAACCTGAACCTGCGGGCGGCGTTCCTCGACGTCGTCACCGACGTCCTCGGCTCGGCCGACATGATCCCTGCGGCGATCGTGATCGCCGTCATGGGGTGGAGTGGCGTCGATGCCATCGCGGTGATCCTGATCGCTGTGCTGATGCTGCCGCGCACCTTCGCGCTGCTCCGCGACGCGGTCGACGTGTTGCTGAATCCACCCCCGCCGCCCTCGACCTCGACCTCGACCTCGACGACGTCAGCGTGA